A DNA window from Campylobacter anatolicus contains the following coding sequences:
- the pheA gene encoding prephenate dehydratase, whose protein sequence is MQEINELRRHIDAIDDEILKKLNERMEFVKNIGKLKQTSGVPIYRPERERSIINRLINEGKDGPLNKAAIEAIYLEIFAVSRNLEMPQKIAYLGPEGTYSHQAAESRFGAMSEYLPLASIEAVFTKLSQKEAKYGVVPIENNTEGAVGTTLDCFRKFDGIKIVAELYLDIHHSFVSISENLKDIKRIYSHPQGYNQCRKFLEDHMLLDIEFIPAKSTSEAAFLASQQSDTAAICSKIAAKIHNVPILYETIEDNMANRTRFLILSDFKNARTDNAKTSILAKTDHRPGSLVNLLQIFKNENINITKLESRPLKQREFKSVFYIDFEGHIDDERVKNVFEAVSECGAEITWLGSYLNGDE, encoded by the coding sequence ATGCAAGAGATAAATGAGTTAAGACGCCACATAGATGCCATAGATGATGAAATTTTAAAAAAACTAAATGAGCGTATGGAGTTTGTTAAAAATATTGGCAAATTAAAACAAACTAGCGGAGTTCCGATATATCGCCCTGAGCGTGAAAGGTCTATTATAAATCGCTTAATAAACGAGGGCAAGGATGGACCATTAAACAAGGCTGCGATAGAGGCGATATATCTTGAAATTTTTGCTGTGAGTAGAAATTTAGAAATGCCACAAAAGATAGCCTATCTAGGTCCTGAAGGGACGTATTCGCACCAAGCAGCTGAGAGTCGTTTTGGTGCGATGAGTGAGTATCTGCCACTTGCTAGCATTGAAGCGGTTTTTACAAAGCTATCACAAAAAGAGGCAAAATATGGTGTTGTGCCTATAGAAAATAATACCGAGGGAGCAGTGGGGACTACGCTTGATTGTTTTAGAAAATTTGATGGTATAAAGATAGTGGCTGAGCTTTATCTTGACATTCATCATAGTTTTGTAAGCATTAGTGAAAATTTAAAGGATATTAAGCGAATTTATTCACATCCACAAGGATATAATCAGTGCCGTAAATTTTTAGAAGATCATATGCTTTTAGATATTGAATTTATCCCTGCTAAATCGACATCAGAGGCAGCTTTTTTAGCCTCACAGCAAAGTGATACGGCGGCTATTTGTTCTAAAATCGCAGCTAAAATTCATAATGTACCTATCCTTTATGAAACAATAGAGGACAATATGGCAAATCGCACACGTTTTTTGATACTAAGTGATTTTAAAAATGCACGAACAGATAATGCAAAAACGTCAATATTAGCTAAGACCGATCATAGACCGGGTAGTCTTGTGAATCTGCTACAAATTTTTAAAAATGAAAATATAAACATCACAAAGCTTGAAAGTCGACCACTAAAACAGCGTGAGTTTAAGTCTGTTTTTTATATAGATTTTGAAGGGCATATCGACGATGAACGCGTAAAAAACGTATTTGAAGCGGTCAGTGAATGTGGTGCTGAGATCACTTGGCTGGGAAGTTATTTAAATGGAGATGAGTGA